The Cryptococcus neoformans var. grubii H99 chromosome 8, complete sequence DNA window GCGAAAGCTGAACGGGCAACAAACGGATTGTTTACATTTCAACAAGGTATATATACCATCGACAACTCGTCTATAACGATGCCGGCTTACGTTCCACCGCATCTGCGCAACCGCTCAACACCCTCGACCCCCTCGGGTCCTTCGACTCCTGCGACTCCCATCCGATCGGCGACTTCCAGCAACAACGATAGGTCGATCCCATTCACGTACTCGAACGGCAGCGCCAATCGTACACCGCTCAGCAACTCTAGATGGTCGAGCGATGCAAGTGGAGTAGGATATGGGAGTGGTATTGGTCACAAAAATGGATCACCATGGGAAAGCGGCCATCCAGAAAAATCACATTTTTCTCGTCGATCATACCAATCAAGCCCTAGCTCGAGCTATCCCCAACCCAATTCTGCTTATAACACCCCCATTAACAGCAGACGTGATAACTATCACCAAAGTGGGAATAATGGGAAGTGGACGGACAAGAACGATAGTCCCCAACCGAGGCATGGACGGGCGTATATCCAACATTCTCAGGCTCAGTTGCATGTCTTTGGGGATAGTTTTGTTGGGCCATTCAAgttgatggatggagatTCGGTGCAGATCAAGACATTCAAGGGAGCTTCTGCCAAGGCGAGTATTATCGTGACGACTTTAGGGTGCAGATTTTGCTGACTCTTGGGGCGGGGGGCACAGGGATTGAATAACCCGAAATCTATCAAACAGGTGTCAAAAGAGCTTTTACCAATTTTAAACGGTTTGATGGTCCCCCCACCGTACGCATATCAATCCAGCTCGAGTGCTAAACGGTCCGTCATGCTAGTGTTTGGAAATGTGAGGCTATTTTGGCATTACGCCGTTACAGACTTCTCTGACGCTCCCATAGGTTGATCTGCAAATCAATTACATCTGGCAGCTCGCCAACAAACCAATCACCTCactctcatctccttctccttcttcctcttctgacCCTTCCAACCCGTCCACGGACGGTTCTGATCACCCAGATTCAACCAACATTCTCCATTCTGCTACCGAAACATCCTCTACTGGACCCGCTCTCGGTCCCGAAGACTTTGTCAATGCTGTTGTGAGAGCATACACCGCTTTTCTCGAGCGAGAAGTCGTGCATGGACCTGTGGGCGAGAGGCTCTCTTCCATTgcggaaaggaagagaagttCAGGAGCTAGGCAGTCTACCGCCATCAACGGCAAGGATGTGGGTGGACCTCCGAAAGTTTTCATTGCCGCTGCCCTTCCGCCTCtcattgaggatgagatgctCCCCCGTATCCCGGAGAAGTATGTGGAAAGGCTTGAAGAGGACTTTGAAAAGCAGCAACGTATGATTGGGCGTGGTTGGAAGCCTCATCAGGGTGTGGGTGCAGGTACGAGCGCCCGTGCCAGTGTGAGTGGGGTTAAAGATGAAGCGGATTTGGTGGATGGTTTGTCGTTATTGCGAGTAAGCGATAAACCCGTCTATCGACGTGAAGTTAGTCCCGGTCCGTCTACGACCACATCGTCAAGTATTCCTTCACCCGCTTTCGGTACACCCTTGACTGAACCTACTGCTTCGCCTACCATTTTGTCTGCCGATAATGGAAACAGCAACGGCGATGGCTCGGGCAAAACCAAGACGCCCATAGCCTCTTTACTCACCCATTCCCCGCCCTTGTGTACCCTCCCAGTCAGAGTCCGTATGACCAACCAATtcaaccatctcctctcctctttttgcGCGCAATATCCTGATGTATTCACTTTTATCGACATTTCTCCCGCTATGCACCTAGGGTCCGAGGCTTCCTCTATCCATGGGGAAGTTGATAGGAGTGTATGGGCCTGTCCTGTGGACCGAACCAATGTCCATCCTGTGTGGGAACCAACTCTGCCGCTTTGGTTGGAAGCGCTAAAAAAGGAGGGGATGGATACGGATACGTGGAAAATGTGTGATGATGCGGAAGAGACGTTCAAAGCGTATGAGATTGATAAACGGAGAAGGACGGCGGCAGCGGGCTACGGGGGTGAGATACCTATAAAATTGAGGGATGAGTAGATTCAGGTTTTTTGGAGGATTGATTTTATACGTCGTTTGTTGTATTATAGTCACATGGGCCTTCGGTTATTGTCCTACAGTACATTACATGAAGATGTCCAGCAGAACAGCTTATGCAATGTACAGTTAGTGCCTGGGCATAAGGGTAAGGTTACTTTGATTCACAAAATCCCAATGTAAGATGAATGCATGTCTACGCCCTGCTCCTCATAGCCAACGCTTGTTGAACCTTGGACCTCACCTATAAAGTATGATTAACCACATGTCGCGTAACTCAAAAATCAATGAAAATGACTTACCATCTCCTTGAACCTCCTCCTATGCCTCTCactcctcaatctccttcttctcacacTAGGCTTCTCATGGAACTCGTTCAGCTtggcttccttcttcatgttccccatcctcatcactcCTTGCATCCTCTTGTATGCCACCAAAAAGTCTGTACCCCTGTTCAACTCAATCGATCTTCCGGAAAAGTATTTTGTAGGGTGGAAACTCTTGGTCGACGAGAAAGTATTGTAATGAGACTTTTTAGAAAGAGTCATCCACCAATCTTCGGATGTAGGGTCTGCGGCTGCAGCAGCCGCATGGGGtttggaagtggaagagatggggatggagagaCTGGAGGTGAGCTCCGCAAATTTGGGGTTTATTGGATTTTGaggaggtgatgatggtTTGGTAGCGGATGAAAATGGAGGAGTTGAGAGGGAGGAGTTGAGGCGTGAAAgcggaaggggaaggaaagcGAGGGGGCGGGAGGTAGAAATGGGCAGGCCGGCGGGAAGTCTGGAGGTGGATGCCCTCAAGGTGCTcctgaagaggaaagacaTGGCTGTTGTAATGACTGTTTTCTCAGAGTTTGCTGTAGCAAAGGTCGAATTCGCCAGCTTGTACGTAGAGAGGAAAGTCGGAATGTCCGGGAGAAAACAGGAAAATACCACAGGCGGATAATAGTTTCTAATCGGTGTCCGGATCTATTACTACAACTTTATGTTGAGCACTTTCTATTCAGACCGTAATTTCTGGTTCTATCTTTATTATTCTATGCATCGAATACTCTCGCATGCATATGAGCTATAGTATATATGGATTTTTGTATAAACTGCAAAAATAGATTTACAAGCTGTATAACAGCGTTATCGGGTCTCACTGCAGCAGTCGCAGGGTGACTGgcgacgcgacgcgttttGTGCAATCGTCATCACTTTCTTCGAACCAGCCCGAAATCAATCATCAAAAGATATATACGGTATATCGAACGTCGACTGACAAGGACAACACCCAGAACAACAAAGCAGAATGCTGCTGTCATCACTTAAGCTTCTTTTGTTCACACCGGTCTTTGCAGCTGCTGGGCCCAGCTCAAACTCGTTCCACGAGTCTCTGACTCTTCACCCTTTGCCCGATGGCAAGCTATCCGTGCTATTTGAGTTCACCACTTACTTCACACAGGCAAAGTCTATTTCCTCGATTCGTAAGTCTACCTCTAGTACCATGCAGGAACCTATTTAACAAGCTTCCAGCTCAATACCACCACTACATCACCCCTCCAtcgctcctcctccctttgCAAACTAACAACATCTCCGAGCTATCCATATCCTTCGTCTCTGGACGCTGGGATCAACGTCGTTCATCTCAATCTGGACCACTGCATTATTTATCTGGCGGAGGCGGTGGCGAGGTGAGAGGATGGGTGAGAAATGGGAACGAGGGCggaagcgaggaggagaggtgggGGGCGGTGACCCATGCGCTTGGGGGTTTGTTCTGTGCCGGGTTAGGGCCAAAACAAGCGGGCGAAAATGTCAAGACTTTTGGGAGGATATACCCTCCTCATCGAGGTGATCCGGACGGTACGTTTTCTCATTAAAAGCATAACATACATCCAAAATGCGGAGTTAAGATCTCAAATGATTAGGCTTGACCCATTTTCTCCTCTCGCACCCACACCACAATCTCTGTACAGAAAACCTCACCCcgttcctcttccttcttccttcaaaaGGTCTTTCAGGCCTCTCGGTCCTCCTCGCCCAACCAGGCATAATCTTCTCCTGGGGTTTTCAATCCGAAGGGATCGAAGTCATTATGCCAGATGACGATCACCCAGAAGGCAAGTGGACAGGCTGGTGGGAAGGTGTGGTCGACTTGATGCCCCCCGGAGCTGGTGTTAAAGGTGTCAAACGGGAAACGGGGCTGGAAAAATTATTCGAGAGGCGTTTACCGCCCTCGTGTCCAGAGACGGAGAGTTCGGTGATCAGGTTGATCCTGCCAGAAAATGAAAAAGTCAATGTCGAGCCGCAAGGCCGGGTTATGGGAGAATGGAGGGATGGAAAATGGAGGCAAATCATGGAATGGGACGCAAAGGATAGGGAAATGGTAGAGAAAGATCTAAAGGTCTggtgggatgaagagaggtTTGAATATCGCAAGTTTATCCTGTTCGCAAATTTTACTATCCACGGACTAAACATAGTTTGTATAGCTCGTACGATTGATCCGCCCGCGGTTTCTGTTGCGAAGACGGTCATTGACTCTCAAGCATCAGACGCGACTTTTCAAATCAAGATATCCAATCATGAAAACATTACGCGGGAAGCGATCTACAGTGAGATCTGGCCGTGGTGGGTTAAAGGCTGGATGAGCGAGATGGCCGTTTGGGTAGAAGACGAGGGTCCGAGGGGTCAGTCGTCACCATCAATATTCCAAATATGGATACTGACCCTTTCTCCCGAATGGTATTATAGCCGATCTGCTCAAAAGCATCTCATACAACCCCTCCAACCCACCTGACATCCCACCAACCACCGTCCATCTCTCAATCCAGATCCCGCCTAGATCAACGCTTGTTCTCATTATCCCATTCACAAAACTTACTCTCAAATACACCGATCATCGTCCAGACGCGGAGAGGGGTCAGGAGATCCCGGCAGGTGTGTTGACATTTCTCGACCTCGTAGGTGAATGCGGCGCATCTGGACCAGAATCAGAATCAGAACCCGAACCCGAACCTGAAGCCCCTCCATCACCAAGGGCATCCCTCCACGCCAACGCGCTCCGCTCAAACAGAGCAAGAATCTACACACCACGCATCTTACTTGATATTCCCACTCCAGACTTTTCGATGCCTTATAACGTGATTATCATGAGTTCGACGGTAATGGCGGTGTTTTTTGGGTTGATGCATGGTGGTctgacgaggaggtggggATGGATTGAAGTGCCGGAAGAGCCCCAAGAGCCCCAAGAGGGAGTGAGAGtgggggaaaagaaggaataGGGATcgtgaagaggatgagcaaTTTTtgggttttttttttgttcttttttctcaATCGTGTATCTTAGCATATGGCAAAGAGATTTTATATCCCGTCTTGACATTTTTCTAGGCATTTCTATCCCATTCGCTCCGCTGATCATACTGTGAGTAAATGGAGGCCGAAAACGAAGCGGAATTTAGGATGGTACCGATATCGAATTCGGATACATAACTCTTCCGCACCTTGGCAAACCATTAATATATTATCCATAAACATATCTTCATTGGACTTGCGGATAGATGCTAAACAACAGATACCTATCGCTGACACTGCTATTAACTTTAGAATCCCCAGCATCCAATCGTTTGCAATGTCTTACTAACGAGTCTCAGGACACATTTGAAGAGCCGTTTACCATGGTATCCACGGGCGAGATTACTGACGTGAGTGGcatttcccttccttccttttccccattCTTGATTACTCCTCATGTATTGGTGTTGGCTGACAAGCGATTTTTTATTCATCATTTGAGCAGGTctttgagaagatggacgGGCTAGAGAAGGAGTTCGCGTCTTTCAAGGCCAAGATTGAGAGCATACAGCGTACTACCCAGGTAGAATCGGTGAGTCGACCCTCGCTGTAAGCGGACGGTCGCTTGACGGCATTCCCACGTACAAGGCAGAGCTAGATATAACCCGCCTCGACGAGCTCAAGGATAATCTCATCGAAGACCAGGGGGTTGATCCCTTCGCAGGTTCAAATTGCACAGACCCGACTGCCGTCGACATGATTCGCATGAAAAACAATTACCTCCTCCCTTCGTCGCATTCCATATCGTTTCGCAGAGATGCGAAATCGATACAGATATTCCCCGATTGCATCGTTATCTCTGAAATCAAAAAGCTGGATGAGATAAAGAAGGAAACAACGTTTACGATGAAGGATCGATTCAATGCGAACATCATGATGGCTGTTTGCCGGCTTATGTGGGGTATGCAGAGTCCTTCCATACGttggggaagggaaaacCTGAAGATCGGTGGATTATTCCTATGGTAAAGCAGACTCTGCTTAAGCTCGAGGGCTTATCGAAGCATATTCATTATTAGCTTAGTGTTTGTTGTGTGGCGCTAATAACTGGAATGATCTTATCCAACAGGTTGACACGTTGGAAAAGTGTATTcagaagctgaagaaggaaaaagaggttTCTTCCGGCTCATCTATAGTCTTTTGGGCCGGGCACGGTTGGACTATGTTATCGCAAGGGTTTTAGCTACATAAATCGCTCGTTGTCATGCGGAAGACTAGTGCTAGATCCGCTTAATGAGTGTACAATGGCTGGCTCATGATGATCGACAACGGGCTATGAGACGACATCAGTGAGATCATCGGTCATTCTGGAGTGGGAAACATTTGATTATTCAGGTCTTGACAAGCATCCCGAGCAGTTAGTCAAGCCTACCTGATAAATCCTAATGATCAGTGGAAATGTAACTTTCGAATTCATTTTCTGCAGAGATTATTTATATGTATATTCATTCGCACACCGATCATTTATTAATATCCTCGATGTGGTGAACATCACATAGTAACAATAAAGAAGAttatttcttttttcagACCTCTTCTGGCCCAATCGATTCCGTGAAAGATGCTGAAAGGGTGATTAAGGCAAAAGCCTAACTGTAGGATAGGCCGGTGGACTATTGAGAGTAACAGATATGTCAAAATAAATAACATATGTACCATGATGCTACAACTTGGCAGGTCTTCAGTCATACAACTTTCGGTCCAACATACAATGTTTATGAGTATGCAAACGTAGACCAAGTTGGTTATCACTCCCTAATCAACCCTTGTTTACTCCCGGACAATCATATCTATCAGTCTATTACAgacctccttctcgctTTCCTACGATCGTCGCATGCTCATCGCAAAGATTGGAGATCAATTATAAAGGGGAAAGCATTGTTGTGGAAACCGTCAGAATGTAATGGGGGTTTATCGGTGATACGAAGGGATTCAAGAGTACAAATGATTATGCCATAGCGCCTTGGAACTGCATAATAAATGCTCAGTGAAAACCTTGGAAAGTCCGACAAATTTTGACCGTCAACTTGTACTTACCTGACCAATCTGCCAAACCAGGAGCTCCTCCTTTTGGCTCAAAgaatctctcttccttcagaATTGTCAGTATGCAGGGTCTAAGCTTTCACTTCTTGAAACTCACTTTTTTAAGATCTCGAGCTTTTTCTTCACATATTCTTTGGCGTCAGCAAGGGGCATATCCAGATGAAGGTCAAGACCTAAATCAAGGGTGATCACAGTAATATCTGGTCTTTTGTGCACATGATTAGCGACTTCTCTTCCTAGCATTCGTTGCAAATTGACGACATACATTGTCGTGTGGACCCAAACCCCAGCACCCATCTCGCTCATGGTATTCACCTCCTTTCCTTGTTCCTTTTGCAAGCCAGCAATCTTGTCTTTCAGCAAAGCACTGTTGTCTGCGTTAATTTTGTCTCAAGGATAAGCTATACACAGATATACTTACTACTCCGCAATGTCAGTCTCGACAGTGGACAATCGCTGTCTTGTATTTTCGAGCTCTGGGAGAAGAGCGTTTCGCAAGTGCGCCGAGTAAACCTGAGACTGGGTGGTTCTCGAAGGCGTGGAGGAAATCGCAGACATGATGCAATATCAGTCGacagaggagagaaaggggtgattgctcttcctcgccttcgTCAGTTCCGAAGTCGTCGGAAGCGTTTGGCAGTGTTGACTAAGATTCTGCGGTGTTTATGAAGCTGCTCGTACGCCGTTTTCGCGATCGAGCTCTCTTCTGGCATCCCTCGTTTACGTAAGACCTGGGTTTCTATTATTTCATGTTggtgatgaatgatgatgacatgTTGATGATGCAGCAGCTGCGTTCGGACACCGTCGACGCTCGGTTTATTTacttatttatttatttatctATCGCGTCTTCGTTCTTTCTCTTGGCCATCCTCGGTCACGAGTTCTTCGCCTGCCTCTTTCActtctcatcctcagcGATTTCCATTTCAACTATTCTCTGTAAAGCCAACTTCATAATTATGGCAGGCCCACCACCTATTCCTTCCAAGACAAGGCCATCGTTTACCAACCCTTTCTACCGCAATTCAAACGCTAGTTCCAGCTCCACGGCCTCGTCACCGCCTCCATCCTATGGCACCCACTCATCCCATTCCACTCAACCTCCTCGGCCATCTAGCGCCCAACAATTCGAGCCAGTCCAGTATTCTTCACTATCTTCTTTGACAAAGAACCAACCGAAGCATACGCATACAAGTCAACCGGCTAGTTACGAATACCAGCCTGACCCATCGAGGCAGGGGTATTCAACTCGCGGCTTTGAATCACAAGGCCAGGCTGTAAATGAGAATGTTAATGCAGGCAGAAGGCTGCCACCGATGCCTGGTCAAGGCCAGTCAAGAACGGGGACCCCTACTGAACCTCCTCAGCGTGCAATTCATTCTGGTAAGCAAATGTCGCCCTCggataaagaaaaaatcGTGGCTCATCTACTCGGGCAGCTTCAGcgccgcctccaccaccgcccAGAACAGGATCTGGATTTCAAAGTTACATTCCTAGTGGAGCTCAGTCTGGATTCGACTCGGCCGCCAAGGGCGTTAGAGGCGCAACAGATACGATGAAAGATGGATTCTACTCAATGGCAAGCCAGCAGAGGAAAGAACAGGCAAGTCTTCTCCGTAATGTCTATGTAACGCCATGAAACTAATGGTATAATAGGTGATGTCTGGCATAGGGAAACTAGGAGTTGGTGCTGTCAAACTCGCTGGCAAGGGCGTGTATCAAGTGGGCAAATTCGCTACAAAATAGAGACTGATGGTATTGTTCGCTATCTGGATTCCGGCGCATATTGTACAAATTTTGAACTTTGATAATGTATTCTGCTCACGAATGTATTGTGTCTCATGAAGCACCTTCCACAGTCTGTTACtcatcttttctccattATTAGGGACACCAATTTTGAGAACTTACCAATTATTGGGGCACCGGCTGCCGTTCACCTGTGAACGGAACCTGCTATGGCTTTATCTTACGTTCCCAACCAAGGAAACAATCTTCTACGGACGCGAGTAGCTATTGCAGCAGGACAGTGTACGTAGTACAGCACCACTACGTAAGCAGGTACGACGACAAACCTCCACATTAAATCCGGAAATCTCAGTCCTACATCCGGTCACGTGATCCTTCCCGCATCAACAACTCCACCTTACAACCCATGTCCGACAACCGAGGACGACTCCGTTGCTTTCAGCGACGAAAGTGACATTTCAGTCACACTTGCTGATAACATTACTTTTCAACAAGAGATATCTTAGGGTCCGATGCCCTAACAATGGCAGACAGTCCATCACCACTGCCACCATATAGTAATGTATGGACTAAACGAGCAGTCGACGCAGATGAGTGGTTACGCCGTGAGTCTGTCATCGAGTGTTTCATTGCCTGTGAAAATGGGCTAACAGCTGGATGATTATAGAGCACAAAGTTGTAAGTTAAACGGCCTCTTTATCTGTCTGGATATCGCTGCTTACATGCGTTCAATTTCCCCTAGGTGGTTTCGGCGACGTCAGCCTCTGTCATTTCGACTTTTGCAGGCTTCCCTCTCGATTCTCTCAAGTCGCGACTGCAGTCATCACGCGAGAAGGTATCCATACCTAGACTAGCAGCTGAAGTCGTTAGGGAAGAGGGTATCGGGGGGTGAGCATTCTTCTCTGGGTGCTTTGATTAACTTTAGCTGACCTATAACGTGTAGATTGTGGAGAGGGTTTCCGTGAGTAGTCTCGATGTCCGATCGGACCGGCTATACATGTACGCGCAAGTGAAGAGACTGAACATCGAGAGCAGTTTACCACTTATAACCATATCGATTGTCCGAACAATATCTTTTACCATTTACAGCTCAACTAAGCGTATTCTTAATTCTACACCTTCACACGGCGGACCACCTAAATCGGACCATAAACTTACCGATGACGGCCGTTTCGGTAGCAAAGATGGAAGcggagagaagaatgcATGGATAAACATACATTTAGGATGGTTTTCGGGTGATAATGCGAAGGATATTGGGATCACAAGTCTTTTAGCGGGAGCTGCTAGTGGGGCAGTAGTCTGTGTAGGAAGCGCGCCATTTGAGCTTGTCAAGGTAGGCTCTACATTGTCTTGATCTACAGGAATTTTACTAATAGGGGAATTAAAGGTTCGGAGACAATTAGAATACCAAATCTACCGTGATTCCCACCCCGAGCTCTTCCTCAGTCCATCTGCAGCCACAGCCGGCTCCGGTTCCAAAGCAGCTGGTGTCCCTCGCGCTCCTTCATTCACTCCTCCAACGACACTTCAAGCGGTCAAACTCATCGTTAATTCCAATGGCCTACTCGGCTTGTACACTGGTTGGAGACTCCATTTCGTTCGCGACACGCTAGGAACAGCTCTGTATTTTGCAGAGTATGACGTTATGCGATATTATCTTGGCCGACAAAAGACAAACACTAAAGAAGGCGGAGCAGGACGAGGATTTGGTCATGATGTGCAGGGAGATGTGCCAGACTGGGCAAGAGCTTGGTTGCCCAGGCAGGCTATACCATTCTTGTGTGGAAGTGTGGCGGGAGTTTCGAGTTGGGCGCTGATATATCCTGTTGATGTGAGCCTTCTTGCTTTATATATCGCCTTGTGATTAAGTCTAAGGCTAATTAACTCATTGTAGGCGATAAAAGTAAGCCGGGATAACTAATGTAAATGATAGAAGTTCATACTGACAAATTATCGCAGACTAAGGCTCAACAAAGGGCTTTATCAGGCTTGACGCCGCGCACACCTGCTGAACAATTCCACCGCTTAGTACGAGGAACGGGCAGGGATTGCCCAAAGCCATTATTATCTGGTATCGCTCGATTGTACCGAGGGTAAGGATTACAGTTAACAGTTGCTGGATGTGACCTGCTGACAAACGCTTAGACTTGGGATCTCAATGATCCGTTCAATGCTCACCCACGGACTGTTATGGACGCTTCTGGATGCTGTAGGCTCTTACATTGAGACGAAACCTTGCGAAAGGTACTTTGGAGTCGACATTCCTTTATAGAGTCGCCCGCGGTTATTTTAGCACCCAAATAAATACAAAGGCGCAACCATGACGCACTTTTTCCTTATGTGGGCTGGACGCATTAGTAGCATCCGACAGACAAGAGGAGCCTAGGGCCAGTACGGTAtagacaaagaagaagtggatggACACTGTCCCAATGATGGCGTACTCTTTCTGGATAGTCAAACCATTAATCAACTGTAGCAATACATGCATAAACATCTGCAACCACTCTCCATAGTATTTTAGTTCGAAAATACTTAGATACGGCAGGTTCGATATGGTTTTTTAGTAAATGctaggctcgacacaagccccACTTTTGGACATCGATCGGTCTccgacgaggacgaggtcCAAAAGTGGGGCTTgtgacgaggacgaggtcCAAAAGTggggcttgtgtcgagcctaaGTAAATGCACCGGATCTGATAGATTCATTCACAGCACGATTTTTTTATTAGGGCGATTTTACGATTTTCGAGAACGTGATTTTACGATTTTCAAAAACGTGATTTCGCGATTTCCAGAATCGCATTATGGCTGTCCCGATCTCAGTCAgttcccatctcctcaccaAAAGTCAAACATCACTGCCGGGCCTGATTTCCCCAGCGTCAGAACGTCAAAACAACGAACAAAATACTCGGTGACGACTACGCAACAACAACATTTCCACAACCATGGCTACTCAAGCGGAGCCAAGTTACTGCATACGGGAAGCCTCTCCAAACGTTCCCACCCCTGTAAATCAGCTTcaagtgaagaagagagtggTGAACCTCGTCAACCCAGCCGGTGTGTCGCTGTTTGCTTTTCAACATGTTTGGTCCGTTATGTAGAAGCTGACATGACATAGATGCACAAGTTTTTTCACATCAAAGCACCTCTCCCATCGGGTCCCCTATTAGCACACTCACTAGAACTGAGATCCTCACGACAAAGACGCCCTCTCCGCCtatccttcctcgtctAAGTGAGCTACAACAGCAAGCTGGAAACCTTACACCAAACAGCAATGGTGTGAAAGGCATCCTAAGACCCTCTGGGACTCCTGGTTCTGGGAATGGAGGTAGGATGGATCATCTCGTTCATCATCTCTGATAAACTGACACAGGATCTGTAGTTCGATTCTTCCACAAGAAACAATTCCGAGTCATTACTCCCAACTCCTCCGTCCTTGCACCATCCCCAGCTaagccaccaccaacacccacatccagctctttcttctctcaatTACTTGCGGCCACTATGTCTCCTCGTCGTAAAGAGCCTGAATCTGAGCCTGAGCCTGAGGGGAACGAAGAAAGCTGGGAGAAGCCaggtgaagagggtgaACTATCATTGGTCGCTTCAACTGGATCGGCTGGgagcatcatcatccataGCGACGAGGATGCAGAAGacgctgaagaagaggaaccTTGGAATGGCGAGCCTCAAATACACTGCTCGCCGTTAGGATTACCCGCTGTACCTGAGGGCACTACATCCAAAGATGCTTCCTACGGTGAAT harbors:
- a CDS encoding small subunit ribosomal protein S21, encoding MSFLFRSTLRASTSRLPAGLPISTSRPLAFLPLPLSRLNSSLSTPPFSSATKPSSPPQNPINPKFAELTSSLSIPISSTSKPHAAAAAADPTSEDWWMTLSKKSHYNTFSSTKSFHPTKYFSGRSIELNRGTDFLVAYKRMQGVMRMGNMKKEAKLNEFHEKPSVRRRRLRSERHRRRFKEMVRSKVQQALAMRSRA
- a CDS encoding phosphatidylinositol glycan, class T; translated protein: MLLSSLKLLLFTPVFAAAGPSSNSFHESLTLHPLPDGKLSVLFEFTTYFTQAKSISSIPQYHHYITPPSLLLPLQTNNISELSISFVSGRWDQRRSSQSGPLHYLSGGGGGEVRGWVRNGNEGGSEEERWGAVTHALGGLFCAGLGPKQAGENVKTFGRIYPPHRGDPDGLTHFLLSHPHHNLCTENLTPFLFLLPSKGLSGLSVLLAQPGIIFSWGFQSEGIEVIMPDDDHPEGKWTGWWEGVVDLMPPGAGVKGVKRETGLEKLFERRLPPSCPETESSVIRLILPENEKVNVEPQGRVMGEWRDGKWRQIMEWDAKDREMVEKDLKVWWDEERFEYPRTIDPPAVSVAKTVIDSQASDATFQIKISNHENITREAIYSEIWPWWVKGWMSEMAVWVEDEGPRADLLKSISYNPSNPPDIPPTTVHLSIQIPPRSTLVLIIPFTKLTLKYTDHRPDAERGQEIPAGVLTFLDLVGECGASGPESESEPEPEPEAPPSPRASLHANALRSNRARIYTPRILLDIPTPDFSMPYNVIIMSSTVMAVFFGLMHGGLTRRWGWIEVPEEPQEPQEGVRVGEKKE